The Gemmatimonas sp. region AAGCTCGGCAAGACGCTGGTGCCGGCGCGTTCACTCGACGAGTCGCGCTTCACGCGCGCTGATCGTCGCGAAGTGCTCACCATCCCGCTACCGCGCAGCGATCGCCCGTATCGCATCGTGTCGCGTCACGATGTGGGTCTGATCGAAGCGGCCAAGAAGGAGAAGGACGGTGCCTTTCGTGGTGAGAGCATCCGCATTACCGACCCGGTGAAGTTCTGGGCCGCCTCGCGCTACCTGATCATCGTCGAGAAGTAAGCGCGGTCAAACGTGGGGGAGTTCACGATCCCCCACGTCGCCGTCTTGGCGATGCCAGTCCAGCTCTTCGGGCGAGAGCGGCCGGATGGCCAGGTCGACGGCAAGCCAGGTGGTCTTCGCAAATGGATAGCAGAACACGCAACCCGACAGCATGAGGAAGGCGGTGACATACGTGATCAGATCCCAGGGCGGATCCGGCCATGTGAAGTACACGAAGCCGCAGACGCAGAAGAACAGAATGAGTTCGACCGCAATCAGATTGAACAGATAGGCGCCGACGAAGTAGTCCTTCTCACCGCGCTCGAGACGGATGCCGCAGGTTGGACACCGATCCTTGAGCTCGAAGAACGACTCGAAGATCTTGCGACCGCCGCAGTGCGGGCACCGCAACTGCAACGCGCGGAACACCAGTTGCGTGATCGACGGCCGGGCAACAGAAGTCGACCCGGCATTCATCGCTGGGGTAGCGCGGCAAGAAATGCGTTGAGGTAGCCACCCCACACTTTGGGCGCCGAGTGCGTGCCGTGTCCGCGCGTTTCCGGCGTGATGGGCAGCAGCATGAACTTCGTGCGCGGCATCATCGCCGCATACCGT contains the following coding sequences:
- a CDS encoding DUF983 domain-containing protein, with translation MNAGSTSVARPSITQLVFRALQLRCPHCGGRKIFESFFELKDRCPTCGIRLERGEKDYFVGAYLFNLIAVELILFFCVCGFVYFTWPDPPWDLITYVTAFLMLSGCVFCYPFAKTTWLAVDLAIRPLSPEELDWHRQDGDVGDRELPHV